From Vidua chalybeata isolate OUT-0048 chromosome 25, bVidCha1 merged haplotype, whole genome shotgun sequence, one genomic window encodes:
- the SERINC2 gene encoding serine incorporator 2, translating into MGACLGVCSLLSCVSCLCGSAPCLLCGCCPSAKNSTISRLLFTFFLFLGTLVSIIMIIPGVEKELHKLPGFCEGSGSVLGVQTNVDCSSFLGHKAVYRMGFATAAFFCLFAVLMVCVRSSKDPRAALQNGFWFFKFLVLVGITVGAFYIPDGAFTSVWFYFGVVGSFLFILIQLVLLIDFAHSWSQRWLRNADEGSAKGWYAALCTVTFIFYAASIVAVALLYVYYTKPEGCTEGKAFISINLILCLIVSVVSILPKIQEAQPHSGLLQASLITLYTIYVTWAALANVPSQRCNPTLLVRNSTGSATEPLTAWWDAPSIVGLVIFILCTLFISLRSSDHPQVNKLMLTEESGAGAGAGAGPGGAEEGGVRRAYDNEQDGVSYSYTFFHLCLLLAALYIMMTLTNWYRPDESLQALRSPWTAVWVKICSSWAGLLLYLWTLVAPLLLPHRDFS; encoded by the exons ATGGGGGCCTGTCTCGGGgtctgctccctgctcagctgc GTGTCGTGTCTCTGTGGCTCTGCCCCGTGCCTGCTCTGCGGCTGCTGCCCCTCGGCCAAGAATTCCACCATCTCCCGCCTCCTCTTcaccttcttcctcttcctcggCACCCTCGTGTCCATCATCATGATAATCCCGGGCGTGGAGAAGGAGTTGCACAAG CTGCCCGGTTTCTGTGAAGGCAGTGGGTCGGTGCTGGGGGTCCAGACCAACGTGGactgcagcagcttcctgggCCACAAGGCCGTGTATCGCATGGGCTTCGCCACGGCCGCCTTCTTCTGCCTCTTCGCCGTGCTCATGGTGTGCGTGCGCAGCAGCAAGGACCCGCGGGCCGCCCTGCAGAACGG CTTCTGGTTCTTCAAGTTCCTGGTGCTGGTGGGGATCACGGTGGGGGCCTTCTACATCCCCGACGGCGCCTTCACCTCAG TCTGGTTTTACTTCGGCGTGGTCGGctccttcctcttcatcctcatccAGCTCGTGCTCCTCATCGACTTCGCGCACTCCTGGAGCCAGCGGTGGCTGCGCAACGCGGACGAGGGCAGCGCCAAGGGCTGGTACGCAG ccctctgcaCCGTCACCTTCATCTTCTACGCCGCCTCCATCGTGGCCGTTGCGCTGCTCTACGTCTACTACACCAAGCCCGAGGGCTGCACGGAGGGCAAGGCCTTCATCAGCATCAACCTCATCCTCTGCCTCATCGTCTCAGTCGTGTCCATCCTGCCCAAGATCCAG GAGGCCCAGCCACACTcggggctgctgcaggcatcCCTCATCACCCTCTACACCATCTACGTCACCTGGGCCGCCCTGGCCAACGTGCCGA GCCAGCGCTGTAACCCCACGCTGCTGGTGAGGAACAGCACTGGCTCGGCCACCGAGCCACTGACAGCCTGGTGGGACGCCCCGAGCATCGTGGGACTGGTGATCTTCATCCTCTGCACCCTCTTCATCAG CCTCCGCTCCTCGGACCACCCGCAGGTGAACAAGCTGATGCTGACGGAGgagagcggggccggggccggggccggggccgggccgggcggggcggagGAGGGCGGGGTGCGCCGCGCCTACGACAACGAGCAGGACGGCGTCTCCTACAGCTACACCTTCTTCCACCTGTGCCTCCTCCTCGCCGCTCTCTACATCATGATGACCCTCACCAACTGGTACAG GCCGGACGAGAGCTTGCAGGCGCTGAGGAGCCCCTGGACAGCCGTGTGGGTGAAgatctgctccagctgggccGGGCTCCTGCTCTACCTCTGGACCTTGGTGGctccgctgctgctgccgcaCCGGGATTTCAGCTAA